Proteins encoded together in one Triticum dicoccoides isolate Atlit2015 ecotype Zavitan chromosome 7B, WEW_v2.0, whole genome shotgun sequence window:
- the LOC119335875 gene encoding protein PHOTOPERIOD-INDEPENDENT EARLY FLOWERING 1-like isoform X5 encodes MASKGPRSKLDHETRPRRKKALEAPREPRKPKVHWDHVLGEMVWLSKEFESERKWKLSMAKKIAQRANMGVVDQATKDEKKQKEGEHRLRKVALNISKDVKKFWTKIEKLVLYKNQLEVEERKKKALDKQLDFLLGQTERYSTMLAENLVDVPHLQTQENGLLQTNVLSKEEVAGPSQTNQLSQEEVAGPSQTNQPSQEEVAGPSQTNQPLQEDVAEPSQTNQPLQEDVAEPSHTNQPLQEDVAEPLHANQPAQEEVAEENINAATPDDLDTMETDDDYDSSSLNEEQEDDERTIDEDEAQITEAERNEELAALQAEADIPIDDLLKSYLKSQVSRESSPANKDTCSNSDLKNSTKDSSNQVNGCNHDSGYTSSDEGNFSEEVDDSHHYAEFVKRNHGKSNGGISGEQEDNDYVCTDEGKDDEATLSEEEDLAKKDGPDPLDEIKLLQKESEIPLEELLARYPKDGYADDVTTELEDSPTHSSEEVNSDMSLDDLPADLELNNDTSENHEIAEVLGTEHVSGNALQLEIVSEPSVQETSVKGDELTDAKVMADEEASVQECSVEEVEMTDAKVMADQETIVQECPVKEDELTDAKVMADEETSVQERSVKEDELTDAKAIADEETGDSVMADAAAAARAAQPTGNTFSTTSVRTKFPFLLKHSLREYQHIGLDWLVAMYEKRLNGILADEMGLGKTIMTISLLAHLACEKGIWGPHLIVVPTSVMLNWETEFLKWCPAFKILTYFGSAKERKQKRQGWMKPNFFHVCITTYRLVIQDSKAFKRKKWKYLILDEAHLIKNWKSQRWQTLLNFNSKRRILLTGTPLQNDLMELWSLMHFLMPHVFQSHQEFKDWFCNPISGMVEGQDKVNKEVIDRLHNVLRPFILRRLKRDVEKQLPQKHEHVIYCRLSRRQRNLYEDFIASSDTQATLSSGNYFGMISIIMQLRKVCNHPDLFEGRPIISSFDMAGIDMQISSSVCMVLDKGPFSQAGLSDMNLVFTQNEFNMTSWEADEVAAVFLPGITSRGSGAEISCSSKAGQRSNGTNIFEEIQKALQEERIKEAKERAASIAWWNRLRCEKRPVYGRNIRELLTIRHPMCDVLEKKNNPSCYMDFSSSLADLVLSSVERFNKMLGFIESFTFAIPAARAATPICWCKKRNSPVLLGPAYREQCMNEFSPILSPIRPAIVRRQVYFPDRRLIQFDCGKLQELAVLLRRLKSEGHRALIFTQMTKMLDTLEEFINLYGYTYLRLDGSTQPEERQTLMQRFNTNPKFFLFILSTRSGGVGVNLVGADTVIFYDSDWNPAMDQQAQDRCHRIGQTREVNIYRLISESTIEENILKKANQKRTLDDLVIQRGCYNTEFFKKLDPMEFFSGHTALNVEEQPRDRSMTAVSSNETGLALSNADVEAAIRQAEDEADYMALKRLEQEEAADNQEFSEEVAGRLEDDELVNEEDTKPDDHTSEEHKHQSSDADKDKNVGLPVNQINEEKALTLAAGDGDMDMLADVKQMAAAAAAAGQASSSFENHLRPIDRYAMRFLELWDPIIDKAAVNYQVNVAEEEWELERIEKLKEDLEAEIDEDQEPLSYESWDVDFATTAYRQQVEALAKKQLLEEQERQALEAAKELEEMNEMASSHRKKSKKKKRKAGKFKSLKKGRVSSESEAMHDETSVDTMSIDDNAPSPELMSDESPHHGSHKRKKMTPRNEEVSSSSRALKKFKKAPKSNFTPESSSHKHSLEGKQLKLMDEVNDSDPKSVRIKSDGRISMPSMPAKRVMVIKPERLKKKGLLWPRDCALDSWTTEEDAVLCGTVHEYGPVWELASDFLHSIPGGAFYRGRYRHPVHCCERFRELFCKYVLSATDNANSEKAPSGAGKAVLKVSEDQTRMLLNVISEIPNNELLLQKHFMAILSSVWRSKCAHESRHVTSVCSSATHKPVRLSENWSMANDKPSFNLVRTALVDAQAQCSRVAIPTSNQEPRRRHLDLVLDFRTDRHAYQADFPSLVNVSILEPDPIRRTVVPVEQSLLSGLPHRHAENRFRIASEACFEGEGSHWASSVHMNDAARHKSGSKSTGKHKAASESGRPPKSKIQRTAEPQEMPALKFDFLRSPRQLLTSAAEFPITQSLSDFGIDDSELTYMEDLPLEETDTEFAPSQYDPVSLAGIEELDPLVDLTDIG; translated from the exons ATGGCATCAAAAGGTCCCCGGTCGAAGCTAGACCATGAGACAAGACCTAGACGCAAGAAG GCTCTTGAAGCTCCAAGGGAGCCTCGGAAGCCAAAAGTTCACTGGGACCATGTTCTGGGGGAAATGGTTTGGCTGTCAAAG GAGTTTGAATCTGAGAGGAAGTGGAAGTTGTCCATGGCTAAAAAGATTGCTCAAAGGGCCAATATGGGTGTAGTTGACCAAGCAACAAAGGATGAGAAAAAACAGAAG GAGGGGGAACATCGCCTGAGAAAAGTTGCCCTAAATATTTCTAAGGATGTGAAGAAGTTCTGGACCAAAATAGAGAAGTTG GTTCTCTATAAGAATCAGCTAGAGGTTGAGGAAAGGAAGAAAAAGGCCCTCGATAAGCAGCTTGATTTCCTTTTAGGTCAGACTGAAAG ATATTCTACAATGTTGGCTGAAAATCTCGTGGATGTTCCCCATTTGCAAACACAAGAAAATGGACTGTTACAGACAAATGTACTATCCAAGGAGGAAGTAGCAGGACCTTCCCAGACTAATCAACTGTCCCAGGAGGAAGTAGCAGGACCTTCCCAGACTAATCAACCATCCCAGGAGGAAGTGGCAGGACCGTCACAGACTAATCAACCATTGCAGGAGGATGTAGCAGAACCTTCGCAGACTAATCAACCATTGCAGGAGGATGTAGCAGAACCTTCGCACACTAATCAACCATTGCAGGAGGATGTAGCAGAACCTTTGCACGCTAATCAACCAGCGCAGGAGGAAGTAGCTGAGGAGAACATAAATGCAGCAACTCCTGATGATCTAG ATACAATGGAAACTGATGATGACTACGATAGCAGCTCCTTGAACGAAGAACAG GAAGATGACGAGCGCACAATTGATGAGGATGAAGCCCAAATCACGGAGGCTGAGCGCAATGAAGAATTAGCTGCATTGCAGGCAGAAGCTGACATACCAATTGATGATCTTCTTAAGTCGTATCTCAAAAGCCAAG TTAGCAGGGAAAGCAGTCCAGCTAACAAAGACACTTGCAGCAACTCAGATTTGAAGAATTCAACTAAAG ATTCTTCAAACCAAGTTAATGGCTGTAATCATGATTCTGGTTATACTTCAAGTGACGAAGGCAATTTTTCTGAGGAAGTTGATGATAGCCACCATTATGCTGAGTTTGTGAAGAGGAATCAT GGGAAAAGTAACGGCGGTATCTCTGGTGAGCAG GAGGATAACGATTATGTTTGTACTGATGAAGGAAAG GATGATGAAGCAACTTTATCTGAAGAGGAAGATTTGGCAAAGAAAGATGGCCCTGATCCTTTGGATGAG ATTAAGCTTCTGCAAAAAGAGAGTGAGATCCCACTAGAAGAACTTCTTGCGAGGTACCCAAAG GATGGCTATGCAGATGACGTAACAACAGAACTGGAGGATTCACCCACACATTCTAGCGAAGAGGTTAATAGTGACATGTCTCTGGATGATCTACCTGCGGACTTGGAACTGAACAATgatacgtctgaaaatcatgaaatagCAGAAGTGCTGGGAACTGAGCATGTGAGCGGCAATGCCCTACAACTAGAAATAGTTTCAGAGCCTAGCGTGCAAGAAACCTCTGTTAAAGGAGACGAGCTGACTGATGCTAAGGTGATGGCCGATGAGGAAGCTAGTGTACAAGAATGTTCTGTTGAAGAAGTTGAGATGACCGATGCTAAGGTGATGGCCGATCAGGAAACTATTGTACAAGAATGTCCTGTTAAAGAAGATGAGCTGACTGATGCTAAGGTGATGGCCGATGAGGAAACTAGTGTACAAGAACGTTCTGTTAAAGAAGATGAGCTGACTGATGCTAAGGCGATTGCCGATGAGGAAACTGGTGACAGTGTAAtggctgatgctgctgctgctgcaagaGCAGCACAACCAACTGGGAACACCTTCTCAACAACGAGTGTCCGCACGAAATTCCCATTCCTTCTCAAGCATTCTCTTCGGGAATATCAGCATATTGGGTTGGACTGGTTGGTTGCTATGTATGAAAAGAGGCTGAATGGAATTTTAGCAGATGAAATGGGTTTAGGGAAGACGATCATGACTATCTCCTTGCTAGCACACCTTGCATGTGAGAAGGGGATATGGGGTCCACATCTTATTGTCGTGCCAACCAGTGTTATGTTAAATTGGGAGACAGAATTTCTGAAATGGTGTCCTGCCTTTAAAATACTTACTTATTTTGGAAGTGCAAAGGAGAGAAAGCAGAAACGTCAAGGTTGGATGAAGCCAAATTTTTTCCATGTATGCATCACGACATACAGGCTAGTTATTCAGGACTCCAAAGCGTTCAAGCGAAAGAAGTGGAAGTATCTTATTCTTGATGAGGCTCATCTGATAAAGAACTGGAAATCACAAAGATGGCAGACTCTGCTGAATTTTAATTCGAAACGACGTATTCTGTTGACTGGAACTCCTTTGCAAAATGACCTTATGGAACTTTGGTCTCTCATGCACTTTTTGATGCCACATGTATTCCAGTCTCACCAAGAGTTCAAGGATTGGTTCTGCAATCCAATATCAGGAATGGTGGAGGGCCAAGACAAGGTAAACAAGGAAGTTATCGATCGGTTGCACAATGTCCTCCGCCCATTTATATTACGGCGATTGAAACGAGATGTTGAGAAACAGTTACCACAGAAGCATGAGCATGTCATATATTGCCGACTTTCCAGAAGGCAAAGAAACTTGTATGAAGATTTTATTGCCAGCTCAGATACACAAGCAACACTGTCAAGTGGCAACTATTTTGGTATGATTAGCATCATTATGCAACTCAGAAAGGTCTGTAACCATCCGGATCTTTTTGAAGGCCGCCCAATTATCAGCTCATTTGACATGGCAGGGATTGACATGCAGATCAGCTCTTCTGTTTGCATGGTCCTGGATAAGGGCCCATTTTCTCAGGCTGGTCTGTCTGATATGAACCTTGTGTTTACTCAAAATGAATTTAATATGACTTCTTGGGAGGCGGATGAGGTTGCTGCTGTCTTTCTTCCAGGCATCACCTCTAGGGGCTCTGGTGCAGAGATTTCTTGCTCTAGCAAggctggtcagagaagtaatggaacaaatatttttgaagaaattcagaAAGCCTTGCAGGAGGAGAGaattaaagaggccaaagaaagAGCAGCTTCAATTGCTTGGTGGAATAGGTTGAGATGCGAGAAGAGGCCTGTTTATGGTAGAAACATTAGAGAGCTTCTGACCATAAGACATCCTATGTGTGATGTTCTTGAGAAGAAGAACAACCCTTCATGCTACATGGATTTTTCATCGAGTCTAGCAGATCTTGTTCTTTCATCTGTGGAACGCTTCAATAAAATGCTTGGCTTTATTGAATCATTTACTTTTGCAATTCCTGCTGCACGGGCTGCTACTCCTATTTGCTGGTGCAAAAAAAGGAATTCACCTGTTCTTCTTGGACCAGCTTACAGAGAACAATGTATGAATGAGTTCTCGCCCATTCTCTCCCCTATAAGGCCTGCAATTGTTCGCCGTCAAGTGTACTTCCCGGACAGGCGCTTGATCCAGTTTGACTGTGGGAAGTTGCAGGAGCTTGCTGTCTTGCTGAGACGTTTGAAGTCAGAAGGACACAGAGCCTTGATATTTACTCAGATGACCAAGATGCTTGATACTTTGGAGGAATTCATTAATTTGTATGGCTATACATATTTGAGGTTAGATGGTTCTACCCAGCCAGAAGAGAGGCAGACACTAATGCAGAGGTTCAATACAAACCCGaagttttttcttttcattttatccACTCGCAGTGGCGGTGTGGGAGTCAACCTAGTAGGGGCAGACACTGTTATATTCTATGACAGTGACTGGAACCCTGCAATGGATCAACAAGCCCAAGACAGATGCCACAGGATAGGACAAACACGTGAAGTTAACATCTATAGGCTAATTAGTGAGAGCACTATAGAGGAGAATATTCTCAAGAAAGCAAATCAGAAGCGAACACTTGATGATTTAGTGATACAACGCGGTTGTTACAATACAGAGTTCTTCAAGAAGCTAGACCCTATGGAATTTTTTTCTGGGCACACAGCTCTTAATGTCGAAGAACAGCCGAGGGATCGCTCTATGACTGCTGTATCCTCAAATGAAACTGGTCTGGCTCTGTCAAATGCAGATGTTGAAGCAGCTATTAGACAGGCAGAAGACGAAGCTGACTATATGGCTCTCAAAAGGTTGGAGCAGGAAGAGGCTGCAGACAATCAAGAATTCAGTGAGGAGGTTGCTGGAAGGCTAGAGGATGATGAGCTTGTAAATGAGGAGGATACAAAACCTGATGATCACACCAGTGAAGAGCATAAACATCAAAGTTCTGATGCGGATAAGGATAAAAATGTTGGTTTACCTGTGAACCAAATAAATGAAGAAAAGGCTCTTACATTGGCTGCAGGTGATGGAGATATGGATATGCTTGCTGATGTTAAGCAAATGGCTGCTGCAGCAGCTGCAGCAGGACAAGCGAGTTCATCTTTTGAAAATCACCTTCGGCCAATAGATAGATATGCAATGCGGTTTTTGGAGCTCTGGGATCCAATAATTGACAAAGCTGCTGTAAATTATCAGGTGAATGTTGCAGAGGAAGAATGGGAACTTGAACGCATTGAAAAACTCAAAGAAGATTTAGAAGCAGAAATTGATGAAGACCAGGAACCACTATCTTATGAGT CATGGGATGTTGATTTCGCTACTACAGCGTATCGCCAACAGGTTGAGGCTCTAGCTAAAAAGCAG TTGTTGGAAGAACAGGAAAGACAAGCTCTTGAAGCAGCCAAAGAGCTAGAGGAAATGAATGAAATGGCAAG CAGTCACCGCAAAAagtcaaagaagaagaaaaggaaggcaggcAAGTTTAAGTCTTTAAAAAAAGGACGTGTGTCATCTGAGTCAGAGGCCATGCATGATGAAACGTCTGTAgatactatgagtattgatgacaatGCACCCTCGCCAGAGCTTATGAGTGATGAATCACCACATCATGGTTCACATAAGCGTAAAAAGATGACACCTAGAAATGAGGAAGTGAGCAGCAGTAGCAGAGCCCTGAAGAAGTTCAAGAAAGCCCCTAAATCGAACTTCACTCCTGAGTCCTCATCACATAAGCACTCGCTCGAAGGCAAGCAACTCAAGTTGATGGATGAAGTGAATGATTCTGATCCAAAGTCGGTGAGAATTAAGAGTGATGGCCGGATTTCCATGCCCTCCATGCCAGCAAAACGTGTTATGGTAATTAAGcctgagaggttgaagaagaagggTCTTTTGTGGCCTCGAGATTGTGCTTTAGATTCGTGGACTACCGAGGAAGATGCAGTTCTTTGTGGAACTGTACATGAGTACGGTCCTGTTTGGGAACTGGCTAGTGACTTTCTTCATTCCATACCTGGTGGTGCATTTTATAGGGGAAGATATCGTCATCCTGTACATTGCTGTGAGAGATTCCGAGAATTATTCTGCAAATATGTATTGTCAGCTACTGACAATGCAAACAGTGAGAAGGCTCCTTCTGGTGCCGGGAAGGCTGTCTTGAAAGTATCTGAG GATCAAACTCGGATGTTGCTGAATGTGATCAGTGAAATTCCTAACAACGAGTTGCTTCTCCAGAAACATTTCATGGCCATACTTTCTTCTGTTTGGAGATCAAAATGTGCTCATGAGTCCCGACATGTTACAAGTGTTTGTTCTAGTGCAACCCATAAGCCTGTTAGATTGAGTGAGAACTGGTCCATGGCAAACGACAAGCCATCATTTAATCTGGTAAGGACAGCCCTCGTAGACGCACAGGCCCAATGTTCAAGAGTGgcaataccaacaagcaaccaggaACCTCGCCGGAGGCATTTAGATTTAGTATTGGATTTCCGGACAGATCGACATGCTTACCAGGCTGACTTTCCATCTTTAGTGAATGTGTCCATTCTAGAACCAGATCCTATTAGACGCACTGTTGTGCCGGTGGAACAATCACTGCTGTCTGGGCTTCCTCATAGACATGCTGAGAACAGATTCAG GATAGCATCAGAAGCTTGTTTTGAAGGGGAAGGTTCTCACTGGGCATCATCTGTCCACATGAATGATGCTGCTCGACATAAATCTGGTTCAAAGTCCACAGGAAAACACAAAGCAGCTTCAGAATCGGGAAGACCACCGAAATCGAAAATTCAGAGGACGGCTGAACCGCAGGAAATGCCGGCTTTGAAGTTTGATTTTCTCCGATCCCCCCGGCAACTGTTGACAAGTGCAGCTGAGTTCCCCATCACACAGTCCCTATCCGACTTTGGCATCGATGATTCTGAGTTGACCTACATGGAGGATCTTCCTCTAGAAGAGACTGACACTGAGTTTGCCCCGTCCCAGTATGACCCAGTTTCCCTTGCTGGTATCGAGGAGTTGGATCCTCTTGTGGATTTgacagacattggatga